A segment of the Streptomyces sp. XD-27 genome:
CCTGGCGGGACTTCCTCGCCCAGGCACAGCTGCTCTCCGACTCCGGCACCGACCCGGTGTCCGTCGGCGGCGCGGACGGCTGGACGCTCACCGACTGGTTCGAGAACGTCTACCTCTCCCTCGCGGGCCCCGAGAAGTACGACCAGCTCGCCCAGCACAAGATCAAGTGGACGGACCCGTCGGTGACGGAGGCGCTCACCACGCTCGCCGAGCTGTGGGGCGGCAAGGGGCTGCTGGCGGGCGGCAGGGACGGCGCGCTGCGGACCGCGTTCCCGGACTCGGTCACCAAGGCCTTCGGCAACGCCGCCGAGCCCGAGGCCGGGATGGTCTTCGAGGGCGACTTCGTCGCGGGCAACATCGCCGACGCGGGCGCGGACCTCGGTACGCAGGCGAAGGTGTTCCCCTTCCCGGCCGTCGGGGACAAGGCGCCGGTGGTCACCGGCGGGGACGTCGCCGTGGCGCTCAAGGACAGCAGGGCGGCGCAGGCGCTGCTGACGTTCCTCGCCTCGCCCGACGCCGCCCACATCTGGGCCCAGGCCGGGGGTTTCATCTCGGCGAACCGGTCCCTGGACGTGGACGCCTACCCCAACGCCCCGTTGCGCGGCATCGCCAAGGCGTTGATCGCGGCGGGCGACGACTTCCGTTTCGACATGTCCGACCAGGCCCCTGCGTCCTTCGGCGGCAAGCCTGCGCAGGGCGAGTGGAAGGCGCTCCAGGACTTCCTGAAGAACCCGAAGGACGTGGCGGGCACACAGCGCCAGTTGGAAGCCGACGCCGCCAAGGCGTACCAGAACTGATCAGGAACCGGCCGGAACCGACCCAGGAAACCGATCACGACATCACGCGACCGGGAGACCCTCATCATGTCGACCGTGACAGCGGGCGGCGCGGCCGCACCTGGCTCGCCGCCGCCCGCCAAGGGACGCAAGCCCCCGCGGGGCGCGGGCGGAGAACCATCATGGGCACCCCGCCGTGGGTGGCGGCGCTGTTCCTGCTGCCCGCGCTGGCGCTGCTCGGCGCGCTCGTCGTCTA
Coding sequences within it:
- a CDS encoding ABC transporter substrate-binding protein, with the translated sequence MRTRLRTKRAARRAVGLLSVAALTLTAAGCGSDDGAGSTGSPPPTTVELPSLKGQKLQVTAVWTGSEQENFTKVLDEFEKRTGADVAFVPSGDDMSAFVGSKIAGGDPPDVAMLQQVGVLREFADKGWAKPVGADTRAQLAKNFSQGWQDLGAHKGKQYGVYFKVSNKSLVWYNTSAFAYAGAKEPRTWRDFLAQAQLLSDSGTDPVSVGGADGWTLTDWFENVYLSLAGPEKYDQLAQHKIKWTDPSVTEALTTLAELWGGKGLLAGGRDGALRTAFPDSVTKAFGNAAEPEAGMVFEGDFVAGNIADAGADLGTQAKVFPFPAVGDKAPVVTGGDVAVALKDSRAAQALLTFLASPDAAHIWAQAGGFISANRSLDVDAYPNAPLRGIAKALIAAGDDFRFDMSDQAPASFGGKPAQGEWKALQDFLKNPKDVAGTQRQLEADAAKAYQN